tatcgaactatactttataagagtctcaaaatacgggcaaacagtgaacgtaaacaacctgTTGGGACGAAGGAAGTATATTTTCAGAGAATAAAAGATTTTATCCACTTTGTGAAGTCAAGTCCgtacatatttatttttgaacacaacCTAGATCTACAACCTAGATCTAGGTCTTAATTTTAGACACAACGATTTCTTAATTAGATCCTTACTCTACCAGTCACTTTTGCAAGCAGCATCTTTGATAAACATGATTATTAGGATCGtcaatttgggatggaggggatatattttattatctctCTCATGTATGAATTCTattctttttatcaaaaagtTTAGATCAATAGTTAGGAATTTCAAAATTATCAATATAATCCCCTACATAAATTTTATGTGCCTTACTAGCGTGGGAAGTTGGAAAATTATGAGAATTTTGATTGACAACATTTTGCAACATTCCCAGCCAGAATGGACAAATCAGGTCAGAAGTGAAAACAAGAGTAACACCAAACATATAGGACGACTTATATAAGGGTGAATAAAATAATCGTCCGAAATCACGACAAGAATCTGACACTGCCATAAGCTTGCTAGCATTTTAGTCTCCATAGGTTTGCGAGGAAGATGATGCAGCTCAATACATTATTAAGGCGTGAATTTGTTGATTCACATTTTGTATATGCATCTGATTTTAATGTCCATCAACTGACAACACTAATAAAGAGGAAACCCGGACAGGTTTGACATGTTACGCATcataaattactaaaatatgCTGCATAAGATTAGAACAatcttttcttgaaaaattgtatataaaaatttcttccCAAAGAAAATGTTCGTAAAATATTATGCTCGGTTTGCACTCCTCCTTGCCAAAGAGCGTGTTTTACTAAGATTAAGATTAAAATTGTGATTTATTATTTAACGTGATTTAATGTAATAGGTTGGAGATTTAAAATATCTGTTGgagtaattttgatttatttatgatttataaattattaaaaatataataataaaaataaaagtgatttatgaataatttttattaataaaagaaaaaaaaaattatgtcacgGGAGAAAGTacttcaaactaacttctgattttaaattagtttctgacttatttctgaatttaaatcaatttttgtaACTACATAATTAGACATTTTCCAGCTTAAAATAACTTAAATCTCAGACAAACACACCTAAAATCTGTTTATGCAAGTTTTGTTGTGCCATGTGTAAATTATTTCTCGAAAGTAAATACTTGTGTGATATGTTTGAGGCGATACTATAAATGTATGACCGCATATAAACCTAATCGTATCTTTCAAATAAATGCATGACCAAGTTTTAAGTCAATTCAAAGCAATAAAGAtttgaaacttaaaaaaagaATTAAGACATTTAATGAATTTTCGGTTCAATACTTTAGAATTGGGTGGATATGAGTACTACTAATCGGTTGTTTTCGGAATTTACAGATGTAGTGATACTACGGTGCTTTCTAGCTTTTAGTGACGGGCCTAATTTTTTTACTGGCTCAAAAATTTGAAGgaaattttatacataaatttTAACGAATCATATcgcaaaattttcaaaagctCATTAATTTATTCTAAATCTACGTAATCAATCcaaatcttgtaaaatcatataaattgctcgaatattttcatatattttacaaGATTGTATCCATACAATCAACCCAAAATTAAATTCGACACAAgtgttaaaagttaaaacatgCAAGTGCATGAATTCTACGAAATGCCAAGTGTTACATTACGTTTGTGTTGGTGCGCACGCTTGGGTTGTGACAGGTTGGAAGCGAGCTTAAGTGCATAAAAGATACGATGAGTGTGCGTTACACATCAGCTTACCCAATTCTAAAGCACTTTCTAACTAAAATCCCCGTAACATTTGGACTTACTGGAGATTACTACATTCCGTACGGCTTTTATTTTCATAGATTATGTGCACACACTGTTCATAACCGCTCGAAATCTCCCTCTATATCTCATCCGTTTTATTTGGCGGCACCAAATACGCTACTCTCGCTCACCACCTGcatcttctcttcttttttttttctccctatatttttttttgaaatatattttttactttttttttgggTCTCTTTATTCTTTGATTTTAGTTGTAATCTTGAAGACCCTGGTTGCTAAAAATCAGAAATTTTGATGTTCGAGGCTTGACTAAGTTTTATGAGTATGAAGAAAAGCTCTGAGACTTCTTTTTCTCTGCCTAGTCTTTTCTGTCATGAAGATGAGTCTTGTTTTAATGATAATTTCAGCTCTTTGTCTCAGTCGGATGATGAGTTTGTGCAAACGTTGTTTGACAAAGAGACCACCTTTGAATCTGGTTCCTCGGATTTTTCCAGAGAGCTGAAATGGGCTCGCTTGGATGCTATCAAGTGGACTTTCAATGTTggttttcttatttaatttttttattttccatCTTTGATCAACTCTGGTTAATGGTTTTTGATGAaagatttttgtttttgtttgcaGACAAGGTCGATTTTTGGGTTTCATATCCGGACAGCCTATTTGTCATTGACATATTTTGATCAGTTTCTCTCAAGAAGATCCATTGATGTAAGCATTTCCAcatgtttttttgtttgttttagtgATGCTTAGATGGTAATGAATTGTTTTGGTGATTTCTTGATGTGTTAAGATTGAGAAAGTGTGGGCTATCAGATTACTGGCAGTGGCATGTTTATCCTTGGCAGCAAAAATGGAGGAAAGGAAGGTTCCTTTGTTAAGTGAGTATTATGTAGATGAATTCAATTTTGAGGGAAATATGATTCAGAGAATGGAGCTACTTGTACTGAATGCTCTGGAATGGAAATTGGGATTGATTACCCCTTTCGAGTTTATTCACTATTTGATCACCAAGTTCTTTGGATATTGTTCACCTCCTACAGACTTGGTGTCGAAAGCCATGGAATCGGTTTCCTCCATCATCAAAGGTGAAAATCTTGATATAATGAAGGAGAGTTTTTGATATAGGATTAGCATATGTTGTGCTAAATTATCCATTTTTCTTTGTTTGATTGATACAGAGATTAGTTTGATGGATCATAGACCATCTGTGATCGCTGCAGCTGCAGTTTTGGGAGCCAGCGATGAACGATTAACAAGAGCAGTTATGGAGCTGAAGATTGATATAATTGCCTCTTGGGGTTCTCTAGAAAAAGTGAGTAttgtttccttttttttttccttccaaCTTTTCATTGGTGAATATGCTTGATTTAAGCAGCATTGCATATTGACAGGAACACATATTTTCTTGCCATAATTTATTGGTTGAATTGGAGATGGAAAAAAGCAAGACCCCGAATTCCTTGGTTTCGACTAATTTACAGATAAAACATTTGAGTTCATCTTCAGTCACTTGTGGAGGTGTTGGCACAAAGAGGAAGCTTTCATACAATGTAGATTCCGAAAACCAAGGTCCTTCGCAGAAAATCTTCCGGCAATAACTGATTGCTGTTCTTTGATTGATTGAATGGTTTGGTTAAATGATGATTATTGATCTAAATTACCTGCCTGATTGCATACTGAGTTTACAATAATCTACCAAATTATGGTATGATTTGAAGCTAATGAAGCTTCCATATTTCTACAAGCAACAAAATTGTCAAAGGGCTTGACAACCAATCAAACAGTGAAAGTTAGGAAACAGTAAATGAGTGGACAACTTTATAGTAGATAGTAATAAGGTAAAGAAGCTGACTAAAGTACTCCAAAAGCCAATTTTGAAGGAAGTTGAGGGCCAAAGAGAAGTTGACAAGGCCATTCAAGACTGTTTGTTTATAGTGAGTGATTATTCTGTGTAGTGTTTTGCTTTACTGATGAATTTTGCCAGTGCTCATCCACTATCAGCAGCTTTGGatttcttttaattatatatatattttttatttattttgtttgatgTGGAGAAGGTGTATTTATCTTGATATGCACATTACTTTTTGAAAGGAGCTGGATGCTTCCTTTGTCTTTCAACAGGCTGAAAGCCAAGAGGATTGATTAAAGATATATAAGAGTTGTTTTTGTTTTACATATTTCTGTTCCGTTTGGACCATCAAAAAGTGCTTAAAAGTTGGAGAAGTTTGCAATTTATGTTTGAGTGTTGGCATTTGCTTTTCATAGTGGGGCTTCAGGCTTTCTCTTCTCCTTTCACTTATTATCATTTCTGTTATATTTCCGGGGTCATGTAATCATTAGGGGAATCGGATTATGAAAATCTCATGCTAAGTAAGAACATTAAGCTGAAATAACTTTTATGCTACGACTAATTCATAGCATTAGCAGTCGATACATAGATATAATCTGCATATTGCAGGAAGTCTGTGATCATGTTCATAATTATGCTTCCTAATGGAGATGCATCGGCTGCCCTACGCCCTCTTAAACCGACTCTATTCTAGGATGGGCGGTTTATATGGTACAGAAAGTGGTTCTGATATATGTTTCCAGATAGGAAGAACTCAACTAGTAGGATCATATGAAGGTCATCCTCCACATGCCCTCATAGTGATCATAGCTCCACCCAGCCTGGCAATGAACATATGATTTCACAGTTTCTGATACAAAACATTTATAGCCCCACTTGGACAGTTCTGATGGAATGCATGAGTAGTTAATTAGAATTCAGACCATTAGCATTCAGATCTTCCAGTAAAAGTTGCTTATAGGACTATCTGAATGGGATTATCTCTTGTCGTCTTGGGTTCGATTCTCGCTCATCTCGAGATTtgttagaacagatactaatttgtaaggcatatcaACCtgattattcaaaaattatagtGAGTGAAGGTCTAGATTGTGATCTGAAATTTTACATTGaacaaattgaaaaaagaaTCTTCATTAAAGATCTctgacaaaaaaagaaaaagaaaaaagaatctTCATTAAAGATGACAAGCAGTTGCCTATCAATAAGCTAACATCTTATGAGCTACAGCAGAACTAAAATCTTAAGAATTCTAAAACAAAATAGCTGGTAATCTGAAATTTTACATGACATTAATCAAAAAAGATAATTATCATTAAAAACTGACAAGCAGATGCATGTCAGTAAGCTAACATTACCAGAGTGACTGCCTCACAAATACTGCCATCAGGCAAATCTATCACACCAGCACCATTGCATTCTTCTTGGCAGCTAAACACTCTTACCTGGATTCCTTTTCACATGCCGAGATCAATCCTCTACATCGAAAGATATAAAAATACTGAAGGAGCTATGTCTTTTACATATTATAGGGGAGGGCAACATGTATTCTTCATTCTAGTTTCAGATGGTCCACTGGGATCAGTTTAACTACTGCAGCTATTGGCATGCCCACAAATCCAATGAATATGCTATAAGACCATTGCCCAAACGTGAGGGGGTATGTGTTTGCAAATGTACCCAAGAACTCAATTATAATGATCTGAAATACGACTGTAGCACTAAGAACGCTCACAAAAACGTTGTTTTGCAGCATACCCTTCAATACATCGATCCTTTCCATTTCCCGGGAGCTTATCTCATTGAAAacctgcaaaaaaaataaatcataatataTTCAAACATTGGATAAAATGCCAAAAACATGCCAACTAGTCTTCACAAATTCACTGATTTTTGGGAGTGATATAGCCTATGGTTCAGTTAATAATACCGCGCCAGGACAATCAGCTGAACCAGAAACGATAAGTCACATACAAAATTCAAACATTTAACCATCCAGTTCCCAGAAAGCCAACACTGATTCTGTGATAAACTTTGCATATTCAAGaacatatttaatttgattgtaGTTCACCATTTTACAGTGGAAGAGATGATTTTAAGATGTTACCTGACAAAAGACAAATGAGTTAAAAATAAGCGTGTTAAGTATTTCATCAGAATCAGGACCATCAAGACCAAATACttcctctccttttgcctggaGTAACCAGATGACAATGATCTGATATACAGATTGTCCAATAATATTCCTCCACATGACATTACTAATAAAATTCCCCTTCCTCCCGACTGGACTTCTCTTCATCAGCTCATCATTTGGAGGCTCCGTGGCTAAAGCAAGAGCTCCTAATGTATCCATGATCATGTTAACCCACAAAAGCTGAACAGCTGTGAGGGGTGCACTCCCTGGAGAAATCAGATGTGAAAGAACGGTAAAACCTTAAATTATTCTTTTTGGCTAATAAAAAGTTTGTAAATATGCTAAAATTTGCTTTAGTTAGTAGCTACTGAATTAATGTATTAAGAAAGGCAGGATCCTAACCTGTTACACAGGCTGAAGAAAAGTTAACAAGCAGTGCCACAACATTAACCGTCAACTGGAACTGCACAAACTTCTGTATGTTTATGTAAACTGAGCGTCCCCATTTAGCGACAGtcacaattgttgagaaatTGTCATCCAGAATTATGACATCTGCACTCTCTTTGGCCACCTAAAAACAGAAAAATGATccacatttatatttaatatattagtttcaTAGTTTTCCAATATAAATTTGTAGTACAAGCCACATCCTCATCGTGAATACATTTTGTTCTCAATGCTGTACATGGTAAGGTTTTTTTTAGATCATATGTTATTCACATGATGTATCActatagatattttattatgcGAACCTCAGTTCCAGCAATTCCCATTGCAAGTCCAATATCTGCCTCGTGGAGTGCTGGCGCATCATTTGTGCCATCACCAGTCACTGCCACAACTTCATCAAATGTGGTTCTCAAGTGCTTAACCAGTGTATGCTTATCTAAAGGAGAAGATCGTGCCATCACCTGAATAAATAGAgtacaattaaataatttttttttcaatttagctTAGTCTTGTAAAAAGTTGTTGCAGTACTACCTGGATTTTGGGAACTATATCATTCAATTCCTCAAGCTTCATTTCACGAAAGACTGGCCCTTCTATTGCAATGCCATGCTCATTGAGTATTCCACATTCTCTAGCTATAGCTTTTGCAGTATTTATGTTGTCTCCCGTAACCATCCTAACAGTCACACCTGCTGAACTACAAAGTGCAACTGATTCCTTCACACCTGGACGAACAGGGTCTTTTATGCCCACAATTCCTATACAGGTAAATCCCGAAGTTGGAATTGAGTCATTTGGATTAAACCCGTCTACTTGGCAATAGCCAAGACATAAAGTTCGTAGAGCCTCTCCAGCAAACTCATCAATTGTCGTTTTGAGATGGTTTAGCAACGCGTCATCAAGAGGAACCACCTCACCAGTTGAATTAATTACCTTGTCACAGGAAGCCAATACTATTTCAGAAGCTCCTTTAGTGTGAGCTCTTAGACCTCCTTCA
This genomic window from Daucus carota subsp. sativus chromosome 7, DH1 v3.0, whole genome shotgun sequence contains:
- the LOC108195373 gene encoding cyclin-D5-1, translating into MSMKKSSETSFSLPSLFCHEDESCFNDNFSSLSQSDDEFVQTLFDKETTFESGSSDFSRELKWARLDAIKWTFNTRSIFGFHIRTAYLSLTYFDQFLSRRSIDIEKVWAIRLLAVACLSLAAKMEERKVPLLSEYYVDEFNFEGNMIQRMELLVLNALEWKLGLITPFEFIHYLITKFFGYCSPPTDLVSKAMESVSSIIKEISLMDHRPSVIAAAAVLGASDERLTRAVMELKIDIIASWGSLEKEHIFSCHNLLVELEMEKSKTPNSLVSTNLQIKHLSSSSVTCGGVGTKRKLSYNVDSENQGPSQKIFRQ